A DNA window from Elephas maximus indicus isolate mEleMax1 chromosome 17, mEleMax1 primary haplotype, whole genome shotgun sequence contains the following coding sequences:
- the LOC126061084 gene encoding olfactory receptor 150-like, giving the protein MAYDCYVAVCNALLYHVTMSCQVCSWLVVEVYMMGLIGATVHTGYMLRVVFCKAKIINHYFCDLFPLMELSCSGTYINEVVLLCLSAFNILAPTLVILGSYVSIISSILQIHSTEGRSKAFSICSFHISAVTIFYGSAAFMYLQPSSVSSMDQGKLSSVFYTIIMRMLNRLIYSLSNKDVKSALKKIIEKRLFCINKDL; this is encoded by the coding sequence ATGGCATATGATTGCTATGTTGCTGTCTGTAATGCATTGCTTTACCATGTCACCATGTCTTGTCAGGTCTGCTCCTGGTTGGTAGTTGAGGTATATATGATGGGCTTGATTGGTGCCACAGTTCACACAGGTTATATGCTAAGAGTGGTTTTCTGCAAGGCTAAAATAATCAACCATTACTTTTGTGATCTTTTTCCACTAATGGAGCTTTCCTGCTCCGGCACTTACATCAATGAAGTGGTGCTTTTGTGTCTCAGTGCATTTAATATTCTTGCACCAACCTTGGTCATCCTTGGCTCCTATGTCTCCATCATTTCCAGCATCCTGCAAATCCACTCCACTGAAGGCAGGTCCAAAGCCTTCAGCATATGCAGCTTCCACATCTCAGCTGTCACAATCTTCTATGGTTCTGCAGCCTTCATGTACCTTCAGCCATCAAGTGTCAGCTCCATGGACCAAGGCAAATTATCTTCTGTGTTTTACACGATTATCATGCGAATGCTGAACCGCCTGATCTACAGCCTGAGTAATAAGGACGTCAAAAGTGctctaaaaaaaatcattgagaaaAGACTATTTTGCATTAACAAAGATTTATAA